The Aquisalimonas asiatica genome has a segment encoding these proteins:
- a CDS encoding ABC transporter ATP-binding protein — protein sequence MSANPSAAGAAAQAAPLLSVRDLHTWFELRQWGFLRVGSVRAVDGVSFDLERGESVAFVGESGCGKSSLARTLLGLYRPTHGDVVFDGHHLSALAGKDMQWYRASVGYVQQDPYGALPPFMDVRRILAEPLRIHGVTDRQEQERRIRQVLDEVRLGPAETVLEKFPHMLSGGQQQRVVIARALVLEPSLIIADEPVSMLDASVRVEILNLLRRIQTERELTLAFITHDLSTVRHYADRIFVMYAGRVVEQAPVNALLDHPQHPYTQALLAAIADVDAANAQHQRDVPLGEPPSLLHPPPGCRFHPRCPQAMAGTCNVDDPPVFEPRPGHQSACWLHR from the coding sequence ATGAGTGCCAACCCGAGTGCGGCGGGCGCCGCAGCGCAGGCCGCGCCGCTGTTGTCGGTGCGGGACCTGCACACGTGGTTCGAGCTGCGGCAGTGGGGGTTTCTTCGGGTCGGCTCCGTGCGCGCCGTGGATGGCGTCAGTTTCGATCTCGAACGCGGCGAATCGGTGGCGTTCGTGGGCGAATCCGGCTGCGGCAAGAGCTCCCTGGCGCGCACCCTGCTGGGGTTGTACCGGCCCACCCACGGCGACGTGGTCTTCGACGGCCATCACCTGAGTGCACTGGCGGGGAAGGACATGCAGTGGTACCGCGCCAGCGTGGGTTACGTGCAGCAGGACCCCTACGGCGCCCTGCCGCCGTTCATGGATGTCCGTCGCATCCTCGCGGAGCCGTTGCGGATCCACGGTGTCACCGATCGCCAGGAGCAGGAGCGGCGCATCCGGCAGGTGCTGGACGAGGTGCGCCTGGGGCCGGCCGAGACCGTGCTGGAGAAGTTCCCGCACATGCTGAGCGGCGGTCAGCAGCAGCGCGTGGTCATCGCCCGGGCGCTGGTGCTGGAGCCGTCCCTGATCATCGCCGACGAGCCGGTGTCCATGCTGGACGCCTCGGTGCGGGTGGAGATCCTCAACCTGTTGCGCCGGATCCAGACCGAGCGGGAGCTGACCCTCGCCTTCATTACCCACGACCTGTCCACCGTGCGCCACTACGCCGACCGGATCTTCGTCATGTACGCCGGCCGGGTGGTGGAGCAGGCGCCGGTCAACGCGCTGCTGGATCACCCGCAGCACCCCTACACACAGGCCCTGCTCGCGGCCATTGCCGATGTGGATGCGGCCAATGCGCAGCACCAGCGCGACGTGCCCCTGGGCGAGCCGCCGAGCCTGTTGCACCCGCCGCCGGGGTGTCGGTTCCATCCGCGCTGTCCGCAGGCCATGGCGGGCACCTGCAACGT
- a CDS encoding ABC transporter ATP-binding protein produces MVAKTLLSVEDLQLHYQTRRGIARAVDGVHFDIRANEALVVLGESGCGKSSLAKALLRVLPRNVHRFSGRIMLGETDIMALGEEAFRRDVQWTRIAMVMQAAMNALNPVVRVGEQVAEPLRVHLGWSRQRAMERVAKTFELVGVSTDFLQRYPFELSGGMRQRVVLAMALVTEPELVILDEPTSALDVLTQASIMNVLKRIKQEQGTSFMLITHDVATSSEIADRVALMYAGQIVEVADANEFFHEPAHPYSQMLMASVPRLRQEEEPAHIPGQPPDLIDVPGGCRFADRCPSRFGRCDREPEPFRVSARRQVRCWLHAPDARSGGDA; encoded by the coding sequence ATGGTGGCGAAGACACTGCTCAGCGTCGAAGACCTGCAGCTCCACTACCAGACCCGCCGCGGCATCGCCCGGGCGGTGGACGGCGTGCACTTCGATATCCGCGCCAATGAGGCGCTGGTGGTGCTGGGGGAGTCGGGTTGCGGCAAGAGCTCCCTGGCCAAGGCGTTGCTGCGGGTGCTGCCGCGTAACGTGCATCGCTTCTCCGGCCGTATCATGCTGGGTGAAACGGATATCATGGCCCTGGGTGAGGAGGCGTTCCGGCGCGACGTCCAGTGGACCCGCATCGCCATGGTCATGCAGGCGGCCATGAACGCCCTCAACCCCGTCGTGCGGGTGGGCGAGCAGGTGGCGGAGCCCTTGCGCGTGCACCTGGGGTGGTCGCGGCAGCGGGCCATGGAACGGGTGGCAAAGACCTTCGAGCTGGTGGGCGTGTCCACCGACTTTCTGCAGCGCTACCCCTTTGAGCTCTCCGGCGGCATGCGACAGCGCGTGGTGCTGGCCATGGCGCTGGTGACCGAGCCCGAGCTGGTGATCCTCGATGAGCCCACGTCGGCCCTGGACGTGCTGACCCAGGCCAGCATCATGAACGTGCTCAAGCGCATCAAGCAGGAGCAGGGCACCAGCTTCATGCTGATCACCCACGATGTGGCCACCTCCAGCGAGATCGCCGACCGCGTTGCCCTGATGTACGCCGGTCAGATCGTGGAAGTGGCCGATGCCAATGAGTTCTTTCACGAGCCGGCCCACCCCTATTCGCAGATGCTCATGGCCAGCGTGCCGCGGCTGCGTCAGGAGGAAGAGCCGGCGCATATTCCCGGACAGCCGCCGGACCTCATCGACGTCCCCGGTGGCTGCCGTTTCGCGGACCGGTGTCCGTCGCGTTTCGGGCGCTGCGATCGGGAGCCGGAGCCGTTCCGGGTCTCGGCCCGCCGGCAGGTCCGCTGCTGGCTGCACGCGCCGGATGCCCGGAGTGGAGGTGACGCATGA
- a CDS encoding ABC transporter permease, translating into MNRWLSGLRELREYPSAIGGMALIAFLIGLSVYTVIVIPYSQALEQWRGGEEWQMHPVNAGPVWADRLFGGNKPETITVDSDDVDVQQQTFDGGRQLRIPMGFDFPYDDFPSEINLFLQSRGADRQGFVRLSWRTPDGDIIPLGTQRIARDDRVSISQDRSLEGRLGHPPHIGLFAGADPGDAPEPVSGRYELVVDAMLFGDDATLDAELAVYGRVHGIAGTDHQRRDLMVALLWGTPVALAFGLLAAVGTTVTTLVIAAAGVWFGGLVDATIQRLTEVNIILPLLPILVMVGTLYSTSIWLMLGVVIALGIFSAGIKMYRAMLLPIRQAPYIEAARAYGASNTRIILRYMIPRILPVLIPTFVTLIPTYVFLEASLAVLGLGDPVLPTWGKVLNDAQVQSALYNGFYYWVVSPALLLMLTGLGFAMLGFALDRVFNPRLRTQ; encoded by the coding sequence ATGAATCGCTGGTTGAGCGGCCTGCGCGAGCTGCGGGAGTACCCGTCCGCCATCGGCGGCATGGCGCTGATCGCGTTCCTGATCGGCCTGTCCGTGTACACCGTCATCGTCATCCCCTACTCCCAGGCGCTGGAGCAGTGGCGAGGTGGCGAAGAGTGGCAGATGCACCCCGTCAACGCCGGGCCCGTCTGGGCGGACCGGCTGTTCGGTGGTAACAAGCCCGAGACCATTACCGTCGACAGCGACGATGTCGACGTCCAGCAGCAGACGTTCGACGGCGGGCGGCAACTGCGCATCCCCATGGGTTTCGATTTTCCCTACGACGACTTTCCCAGCGAGATCAATCTGTTCCTGCAGTCGCGCGGGGCCGACCGGCAGGGGTTCGTGCGCCTGAGCTGGCGAACTCCGGACGGCGACATCATCCCGCTCGGGACCCAGCGCATCGCCAGAGACGACCGCGTGTCCATCTCCCAGGACCGCTCCCTGGAGGGGCGCCTGGGCCATCCACCCCACATCGGGCTGTTTGCCGGTGCCGATCCGGGTGACGCGCCGGAGCCGGTGTCGGGTCGTTACGAGCTGGTGGTGGACGCCATGCTCTTCGGCGACGATGCGACGCTGGACGCGGAGCTGGCCGTCTACGGGCGGGTGCACGGCATCGCCGGCACGGATCACCAGCGACGGGATCTCATGGTGGCGCTTCTCTGGGGCACGCCGGTGGCCCTGGCGTTCGGGCTGCTGGCCGCGGTGGGGACCACCGTCACCACCCTGGTGATCGCCGCGGCGGGCGTTTGGTTCGGCGGGCTGGTGGACGCCACCATCCAGCGGCTGACCGAGGTGAACATCATCCTGCCGCTGCTGCCCATACTGGTCATGGTGGGGACGCTGTACTCCACCAGTATCTGGCTGATGCTCGGGGTGGTGATCGCCCTGGGCATCTTCAGTGCCGGCATCAAGATGTACCGCGCCATGCTGCTGCCGATCCGGCAGGCGCCGTACATCGAGGCGGCGCGGGCCTACGGCGCCAGCAACACGCGCATCATCCTGCGCTACATGATTCCACGGATCCTGCCGGTGCTGATCCCGACGTTCGTCACGCTGATCCCCACCTACGTGTTCCTGGAGGCCTCGCTGGCGGTGCTGGGGCTGGGTGATCCGGTGCTGCCCACCTGGGGCAAGGTGCTGAATGACGCCCAGGTGCAGAGTGCGCTCTACAACGGCTTCTACTACTGGGTGGTATCACCGGCGCTGTTGCTCATGCTCACCGGTCTCGGCTTTGCCATGCTCGGCTTCGCCCTGGACCGGGTGTTCAATCCGCGGCTGAGGACGCAGTAA
- a CDS encoding ABC transporter permease, translated as MPAATPARTGWLRDLRRIATFTGKRLIALVLTVLVGVYLTILIANMGGQVDDLRMLQIRATVSEQVRADPSFFDMPSEERNELIERQVQLEVERRRLDEPFMVRSIDYLLQGMQLDLGRAEEMHSDSGSRDVYQIIVERLPATLLLFGTANLLVFFVSVWAALWLSRRYGSPTDRSVIALAPSSAAPGWFYGIFLILIFAFLVPVLPPGGMVDIPPPEDSWAYALSVMRHMVLPVTAMFISSIFISIYSWRTFFLIHSSEDYVEMARAKGLPSSLIERRYILRPTLSPIVTSFALMLIGLWSGAIILEQVFNWPGLGTLLFQAIGYRDTPVIIGSVVIFAYLLALTVFLLDILYAILDPRVRVGIEGDNR; from the coding sequence CTGCCTGCCGCAACGCCGGCCCGCACCGGCTGGTTACGGGATCTGCGCCGCATCGCCACCTTCACCGGCAAGCGGCTGATCGCACTGGTTCTCACGGTCCTGGTGGGGGTCTACCTCACCATCCTGATCGCCAACATGGGTGGTCAGGTGGATGACCTGCGCATGCTCCAGATCCGCGCCACCGTCTCCGAACAGGTGCGCGCCGACCCGTCGTTCTTCGACATGCCGTCGGAGGAGCGCAACGAGCTCATTGAACGCCAGGTGCAGCTGGAGGTGGAGCGGCGGCGCCTGGATGAGCCGTTCATGGTCCGCAGCATCGATTACCTCCTCCAGGGCATGCAGCTGGATCTGGGCCGAGCCGAGGAAATGCACAGTGACAGCGGCTCGCGGGATGTCTACCAGATCATCGTCGAGCGATTACCGGCAACGTTGCTGTTGTTCGGCACCGCCAACCTGCTGGTGTTCTTCGTCTCCGTCTGGGCGGCCCTGTGGCTGTCGCGACGCTACGGCAGCCCCACGGACCGGTCCGTGATTGCCCTGGCCCCGAGCTCCGCGGCGCCCGGATGGTTCTACGGCATCTTCCTGATCCTGATTTTCGCCTTTCTGGTGCCTGTACTGCCGCCCGGCGGCATGGTGGACATTCCCCCGCCGGAGGACAGCTGGGCCTATGCGCTCAGTGTCATGCGCCACATGGTGCTGCCGGTGACCGCCATGTTCATCTCGTCGATCTTCATCTCCATCTACTCCTGGCGAACCTTCTTCCTCATCCACTCCAGCGAGGATTACGTGGAGATGGCGCGGGCCAAGGGATTGCCGTCGTCGCTGATCGAACGGCGCTACATCCTGCGGCCGACGCTGTCACCCATCGTCACGAGCTTTGCCCTGATGCTGATCGGGCTCTGGAGCGGCGCCATCATCCTGGAGCAGGTGTTCAACTGGCCCGGCCTGGGCACCCTGCTGTTCCAGGCCATCGGCTACCGGGATACCCCGGTGATCATCGGGTCGGTGGTGATCTTCGCCTACCTGCTGGCGCTGACCGTGTTCCTGCTGGATATCCTCTACGCCATTCTCGACCCGCGCGTGCGGGTGGGTATTGAGGGGGATAACCGATGA